Genomic DNA from Gimesia aquarii:
TGCAAGAGAAGAGCATCTGCAGGTTGGGATCTTCTTTACTGCCGAACTGTTGTTCCAGTTTGAAACCACAACTCTCTACTAACATTTTGAGGCTGGAAGGAGTGAAGTTATGAATGTGAGCGTAGTGAAACATTTTGCTGCGACGGGCGAAGGGCGCTGCGATGTTCGGACACTCGACATAAAATTGCCCCGTGTCGGTGAGCATGCTGCGAATGTATTCCAGAGCCCTTCGGGGTGAATTAAAATGCTCAATGACATGCACCAGAAGTACCAGTTCGCGACTGTGATCACGTGGTTGCTCAAACAGGTCGCCACGGACGACATCGGTGAGCAACGTTTGCTGAGAATAGTTTTGAAATCCTTCTCCCGGTTCGATTCCGCTGGCACGATGGCCATTCAATTCGAAGACTTTAACAGTACAACCAATGCCGGCACCAACCTCAAAGACTTCAGCGTTTGAATTAATATGTGGTTGCAGTTGATTAAAAATTCGTTCGCCATTTTTCCAGGCCCGCATCACGCGACGCTCTGAAGGGGTTAATTCGCCGTGATAACTCTGTCGGTATTCCGTGGCATAGTAGCGTGCGAGTTCTTCATCGGTTGGAATTTGTCCATGTGCGACAAGTCCGCATGTTTTACAAATGACCGACTCCAGAGGATTCCCGTGACGATCTTGATTTCCGATTTTTTCAAACTTGGTACCTGAGCAAAGATCGCACTGCTTATGTTCCATTTCTTTCACCACTTTTTAATACCTGACTTTGAGGAAGTTCTGTCACTTTTTTGTCTGAAAAACAAGTTAACCGTAGTTGAACCGAACTAAACGGCGTGAACCCTAATCTCAGAGGGAAATCAGGTCAAGATGAATCACTAGAAGGCGTTTTCTGATCAGAGCTTAGCGATTAATGAGACGTATCATTCAGGGACTATGATTCTTCATCTTTGAGATTTGAAGGCCCTGACTAAAATAGACTCAACAAGGACTTGGTGCATTGTGTTTCTCAAGCAAGGCATGTACTCTAGTGACGGTTTTCCTGCCTAGAAAGCCAGTCTGAATTTAACCTTAAATAAGCCTTCAAGCTAAAAGTATACAAAGAGTTAGGAGATTCCATGTCAACGGGTAGTATCAAAAGGCTCCTCGTCGCCAATCGTAGTGAAATCGCGATCCGTATTTTTCGAAGTACCCATGAATTGGGAATTCGAACTGTTGGCATCTACACTCACGAAGACCGTTATGCACTGCACCGAACCAAGGCAGATGAAGCTTATCAGATTGGGAAGCCTGGTCATCCGGTGAAATCGTATCTGGATATTGATGCGATTATTACTTTGGCGAAACAGAAAAAGATTGATGCGATCCATCCCGGTTATGGATTTTTGTCGGAAAATGCCGAGTTCGCTCAAGCATGTGCTGATGCTGGAATTATTTTTGTCGGTCCCCGTGTCGAAACTTTACAACAACTGGGCGATAAAATTTCTGCCCGTAAGATTGCTGACAAAGCAGGTGTTCCCGTTCTGGGGGGAAGTGGCGAAGCGATTACCGATGCCGCCTCAGGTCGAAAGACGGCACAGAGTATCGGTTTCCCCATTATTCTGAAAGCCGCCCATGGTGGCGGTGGTCGCGGAATGCGTGTGGTTCAGGACGAAAAGGAATTTGATGCTGCCTTTGAACAGGCACGTAGCGAATCTCTGTCTGCCTTTGGTAGTCCTGATGTCTTTGTGGAAAAGTTCATCTCCCGTGCACGTCATATCGAAGTACAGTTACTAGGGGATAAACATGGTAACCTCGTGCATCTTTATGAACGTGATTGTTCAGTTCAAAGACGCCACCAGAAAGTGGTGGAAATTGCACCTGCTCCCAACATCGATCCCGATGTCAGAATGGCACTCTGTGATGCTGCTTTGAAGATTGGTCAAAGTGTAGATTATGAATGTGCGGGAACGGTGGAATTCCTTCTGGATGCCGACACGAATGAATTCTACTTCATCGAAGTGAATCCACGGATTCAGGTTGAGCATACGGTGACTGAGGAAGTGACCGGAATTGACATTGTGAAATCACAAATCTTGATTGCACAGGGGACGCCTCTCGCAGATCCTGAAATCAAAATTAATTCACAAGAAGAAATTGAAACGAACGGATTTGCGATTCAATGTCGTGTGACGACTGAAGATCCCACGAACAATTTCATGCCCGACTACGGACGAGTTGCGCATTATCGGTCTGCCAGCGGCATGGGAGTGCGTCTGGATGCAGGAACCGCATTCTCCGGAGCGATGGTGTTTCCTTATTATGATTCGTTGTTAGTCAAGGTCACGATTTGGGCACGGACATTTAAAGTGGCCAGTGCGCGCATCGAACGTTGCTTGCAGGAATTTCGAATTCGCGGTGTGAAAACGAATATCCCCTTCGTTTTGAAGCTGATTACGCATCCGACATTTATCAACGGAGACTGTTATACGCGTTTTATTGATGAGACACCGGAATTGTTTGATTTTCCTCAGCGGCATGACCGTGCTACGAAACTTCTGACATATCTGGCAGAAACAATCGTCAATGGCAATCCATTGGTCAAGGATCGTCCTAAAGCAAAGCGTCGTAAAGCAGCTCCGATTCCTGCTTACAACAAGAAACAGGCGTCGCCTCCAGATGGTATGAAACAGAAATTACAGGAACTGGGAGCAGAGAAATTCAGTAAGTGGATTCTGGAACAAAAGCCGCTACTGTTGACAGATACTTCCTTCCGCGATGCACATCAATCATTGTATGCGACCCGGTTTCGTACGCATGATATGCTACAGATTGCAGATGTCTACGCACATAATTGC
This window encodes:
- a CDS encoding class I SAM-dependent methyltransferase, whose product is MEHKQCDLCSGTKFEKIGNQDRHGNPLESVICKTCGLVAHGQIPTDEELARYYATEYRQSYHGELTPSERRVMRAWKNGERIFNQLQPHINSNAEVFEVGAGIGCTVKVFELNGHRASGIEPGEGFQNYSQQTLLTDVVRGDLFEQPRDHSRELVLLVHVIEHFNSPRRALEYIRSMLTDTGQFYVECPNIAAPFARRSKMFHYAHIHNFTPSSLKMLVESCGFKLEQQFGSKEDPNLQMLFSCSEKSEPIIDPTNYHQTMRVINEATPLRYHLRPYYFSSRLTKVSSYLKEHLTARQFVADVIQKCQQHAANTHKKILSETRSAA